One segment of Triticum aestivum cultivar Chinese Spring chromosome 2A, IWGSC CS RefSeq v2.1, whole genome shotgun sequence DNA contains the following:
- the LOC123190640 gene encoding proline-rich receptor-like protein kinase PERK9: MNPEAAKAGTLELLCLVLIWPSAPCSGSGQKPCLRPDSDCVAFATCAIPQRFGRSRVAHSRFFLCSRLALTARGHMPRPTTSSHCLAPPPPLLSLLPPLPASQGTLPLPPPFAAGECAATGVWPAATAAAVPRPEKPRAGRCGGRRPAASSFGRPPLRRRETAMAARCPSAAGQGSAGVQTPSTPSPSRQRPTPSPIQRPRHPSGPAPQLCSPSASAASHPKQRRGAPYHEPLQPRQTSRPTPPPSHFPPSFFSAGTHHPFLGFCGKPAASCGPCPAVEKANG; the protein is encoded by the exons ATGAAcccagaggccgccaaggctggcACCTTGGAGCTCCTCTGCCTCGTCCTGATCTGGCCGTCGGCCCCGTGCTCCGGATCAGGCCAGAAGCCTTGCCTACGACCTGATTCAGACTGCGTAGCCTTCGCCACCTGCGCCATTCCCCAGAGGTTCGGCCGATCCCGCGTCGCTCATTCTCGCTTCTTCCTTTGCTCGCGGCTCGCGTTGACTGCGAGAGGCCACATGCCTCGTCCAACCACATCCTCTCACTGccttgctcctccaccaccactcctctcccttcttcctcccctccctGCCAGCCAGGgcactctccctctcccacctccgTTCGCCGCAGGTGAGTGCGCGGCTACGGGTGTCTGGCCAGCAGCAACAGCTGCGGCAGTTCCGCGCCCGGAGAAGCCGCGCGCTGGGCGATGTGGAGGACGACGACCTGCCGCTTCCTCATTCGGGCGTCCTCCTCTGCGCCGTCG AGAGACGGCCATGGCCGCCCGATGCCCGAGCGCCGCCGGCCAAGGATCCGCCGGCGTCCAGACCCCCTCCACGCCATCCCCATCTCGCCAGAGACCTACACCAAGTCCCATCCAGCGCCCGCGCCACCCTTCGGGCCCCGCCCCGCAGCTCTGCAGCCCGAGCGCTTCGGCCGCCTCGCACccgaagcagaggagaggagctcCCTACCACGAGCCTCTCCAGCCCCGGCAAACCAGCAGGCCGACCCCGCCTCCTAGTCACTTCCCTCCTTCCTTTTTTTCCGCCGGGACGCATCACCCCTTCCTTGGCTTCTGCGGGAAGCCGGCGGCAAGCTGCGGCCCGTGCCCGGCGGTGGAGAAGGCAAATGGATAA